In the Nothobranchius furzeri strain GRZ-AD chromosome 15, NfurGRZ-RIMD1, whole genome shotgun sequence genome, one interval contains:
- the npbwr2b gene encoding neuropeptides B/W receptor type 2b, whose product MDNASVPGGALPVCNDSVDRYSPTPANSSDPSCTPPSDFYFYADLYVILPVIYSVICAVGLTGNTAVIYVILKAPKMKTVTNMFILNLAIADDLFTLVLPISIADHLLNYWPFGDILCKIILSIDHYNIFSSIYFLTVMSIDRYLVVWATVRSKRMPYRTYRAAKIVSFCVWVLAIIIVMPFTVFAGVYVSPDDGRKSCVLSFPSPESLWFKTSRIYTLVLGFAIPVSTICILYTMMLYKLRNMRLNSNAKALDKAKKKVTIMVFIVLAVCLFCWTPFHLSTIVALTTDLRTTPLVIGISYFITSLSYANSCLNPFLYAFLDDSFRKAFIKMLECIPA is encoded by the coding sequence ATGGATAACGCTTCGGTCCCTGGGGGTGCACTGCCGGTCTGTAACGACTCCGTGGACCGGTACTCTCCCACGCCAGCGAACAGCAGTGATCCGAGCTGCACTCCTCCTTCAGACTTCTACTTCTACGCTGACCTTTATGTCATTTTACCCGTCATCTACTCTGTGATCTGTGCCGTGGGACTGACTGGCAACACCGCCGTCATCTACGTCATCCTCAAAGCTCCCAAAATGAAAACCGTCACCAACATGTTTATCCTGAACTTGGCCATCGCAGATGACTTGTTCACCCTTGTCCTGCCCATCAGCATAGCTGATCACCTGCTTAACTACTGGCCTTTTGGTGACATCCTGTGTAAAATCATCCTCAGCATAGACCACTACAACATCTTCTCCAGCATCTACTTCCTGACAGTTATGAGCATCGATCGCTACCTGGTTGTCTGGGCAACCGTGAGGTCCAAACGCATGCCGTACCGCACCTACAGAGCAGCAAAAATCGTCTCTTTCTGTGTCTGGGTCCtggccatcatcatcgtcatgccCTTCACCGTATTTGCTGGAGTCTATGTCAGCCCGGATGATGGGAGGAAAAGCTGCGTTCTGAGCTTCCCCAGCCCTGAGAGTTTATGGTTCAAAACCAGTCGCATCTACACACTCGTCCTGGGCTTTGCGATACCGGTGTCAACCATCTGCATCCTGTACACCATGATGCTGTACAAGCTGAGGAACATGAGGCTAAACAGCAACGCCAAGGCCCTGGACAAGGCCAAGAAGAAGGTCACCATCATGGTGTTCATCGTCTTGGCTGTGTGCCTGTTCTGCTGGACGCCATTCCACCTCAGCACCATCGTGGCTTTGACCACAGATCTGAGGACCACGCCGCTGGTGATCGGGATCTCCTACTTCATCACCAGCCTGAGCTATGCCAACTCCTGCCTCAACCCATTCCTCTATGCCTTCCTCGATGACAGCTTCAGGAAGGCCTTCATAAAGATGTTGGAGTGCATACCAGCTTAA